The region TACTCCAGATTCTTTCATTTCCATGTAAAGATCATTTCCTTCACGAGTCCGTTCACCTACTCCGCCAAATACGGATACGCCCCCATGAGCTTTGGCAATGTTGTTGATCAATTCCATAATGAGTACTGTTTTACCTACCCCAGCCCCCCCAAATAGTCCGATTTTTCCTCCACGACGATAAGGAGCTAAAAGATCGACTACTTTAATTCCTGTTTCAAAAATAGATAATTTTGTATCTAATTGTATGAAAGCGGGCGCGGATTTATGAATAGGGGATGTTGTGCGAGTATCTACAGGACCTAAATTATCAACGGGCTCCCCAAGCACGTTAAAAATTCGTCCTAGGGTCGCTCCGCCGACTGGAACACTTAGAGCAGCTCCCGTGTCAATCACTTCCATTCCTCTCGTTAGACCATCTGTAGCGCTCATAGCTACAGCTCTAACTCGATTATTTCCTAATAATTGCTGTACCTCACAAGTTACATTAATTTGTTGACCGGCGGTATCTTGACCCTTAACTACTAGGGCGTTGTAAATATTAGGCATCTTGCCCGGGGGAAAGGCTACATCCAGTACTGGACCGATGATTTGAGAAATACGCCCCAGATTTTCTTTTTCAAGCGTGGAAACTCCAGGAACAGAAGTAGTAGGATTTATTTTCATAATAAAGTGAAATATGTCAATTTTTTTTTCCAAAATTATCTAATACAAAATAAATCTTCGACAGGAGGTTGATCGGTTAATTCAATAAGAAATGGGGGTTAGCGCTCGATTTCGTTGGTCCCATCCAATTCAAGTGCATGCAATTGGATTGTTTCCTTATTCAATGAAGGAATTTTTAAGTTCAACCAACCTATTTTCAAAATAGGAAGTGGATAAATAAAAATTTTGGGAGAGTCTTTCATTTGTCCATCATTATAGGCAACACCATCCATATTATCTATGGAATTCGAACCCGAACTCTATTTATGATTCCTTATTTCTATCTCATTAGCCTTGTTTCAATTTCATTTCATATTTTATTTTAGCATATCGATTTTTTTTTACTTTACGTCCAACCTCTCCCCCCTTTTTCCATCTATATTCCCTTTTTTTTCATTTCAGGGCCGAATTACGCCTGTTTTCACATCTAGGATTTACATATACAACATATATTACTGTCAAGGGTGAATTTCTTATTTTATTGAGCTTATAATATATTATATAATTTATATTAGATGTTAGAATATTAATTCTATTATATATTTATCTATTCTATTATATATATATTCTAATATATATTAGTATTATTTTTATATTATTTATCTATTTCTTATCTATTTCTATTTCATTTATTTCATTTGCATTTAGAATTTTGATTCAAAAAAAAGTAAGGAATTATAAACTTGAAAAACACGGATCAGGTTGCGCCATACATATGAAAGAATATAGAATAATGATGTATTTGGCGAATCAAATACCATGGTCTAATAAGGAACCTTTCGGATTCGTTGATAATTTTTTGAAAGATTTCTTCGAAAAGGTTTCATTAACTCCTCATTTATATCGAGTAGACCTTGTTGTTGCGAGAATTCTTAATTCATGAGTTGTAGGGAGGGACTTATGTCACCACAAACAGAGACTAAAGCAAGTGTTGGATTCAAAGCTGGTGTTAAAGAGTATAAATTGACTTATTATACTCCTGAATATGAAGTCAAAGATACTGATATCTTGGCAGCCTTCCGAGTAACTCCTCAACCCGGAGTTCCGCCTGAGGAAGCAGGGGCCGCGGTAGCTGCTGAATCTTCTACTGGTACATGGACAACCGTGTGGACCGATGGGCTTACCAGCCTTGATCGTTACAAAGGGCGATGCTACGACATTGAGCCCGTTCCTGGAGAAGAAGATCAATATATATGTTATGTAGCTTACCCTTTAGACCTTTTTGAAGAAGGTTCTGTTACTAACATGTTTACTTCCATTGTGGGTAATGTATTTGGGTTCAAAGCCCTGCGCGCTCTACGTCTAGAGGATCTGCGAGTCCCTACTGCTTATATTAAAACTTTCCAAGGCCCGCCTCATGGCATCCAGGTTGAAAGAGATAAATTGAACAAGTATGGTCGCCCCCTATTAGGATGTACTATTAAACCTAAATTGGGGTTATCCGCTAAGAACTACGGTAGAGCAGTTTATGAATGTCTACGTGGCGGGCTTGATTTTACCAAAGATGATGAAAATGTGAACTCCCAACCATTTATGCGCTGGAGAGACCGTTTCTTATTTTGTGCCGAAGCAATTTTTAAATCACAGGCTGAAACAGGTGAAATCAAAGGGCATTACTTGAATGCTACTGCAGGTACATGTGAAGAAATGATCAAAAGGGCCATGTGTGCTAGAGAATTGGGAGTTCCTATCGTAATGCACGACTACTTAACAGGTGGGTTCACCGCAAATACTAGCTTGGCTCATTATTGCCGAGATAATGGTCTACTTCTTCACATCCATCGCGCAATGCACGCAGTTATTGATAGACAGAAGAATCATGGTATGCACTTTCGTGTACTAGCTAAAGCTTTACGTATGTCTGGTGGAGATCATATTCACGCTGGTACAGTAGTAGGTAAACTTGAAGGAGAAAGGGACATAACTTTGGGCTTTGTTGATTTACTACGTGATGATTTTATTGAAAAAGATCGAAGCCGTGGTATTTATTTCACTCAAGATTGGGTTTCTATGCCAGGTGTTCTGCCCGTAGCTTCGGGGGGTATTCACGTTTGGCATATGCCTGCTTTGACCGAGATCTTTGGAGATGATTCCGTACTACAATTCGGTGGAGGAACTTTAGGACACCCTTGGGGAAATGCACCGGGTGCCGTAGCTAATCGAGTAGCTTTAGAAGCATGTGTACAAGCTCGTAATGAGGGACGTGACCTTGCCCGCGAGGGTAATGAAATTATCCGCGAGGCTAGCAAATGGAGTCCTGAACTAGCTGCTGCTTGTGAAGTATGGAAGGCGATCAAATTTGAATTCGACGCAGTGGATAAATTAGATAAAGTGGAAAAATGAGATAAACCAGCTTCATAAATCAAATTTGAATTCGAAGCAATGGATACTTTGTAATCCAGTAATTACTGTCGGTTTGTTGAATTGCAATTAAACTCGGCCCAATCTTTTACTAAAAGGATTGAGCCGATTCTATTGTCTATATTTTTGATAGATATATTTTTATCTAGATATACAAGATCTTAAATACAAAAATAAAAGACTAAACACAACTCAAATTTTCTCCTGGGTCCATAATTAATCCTATGTATGGATCCTTAGGATTGGTGTATTCTTTTCTATCCTATATACCACGGTTTCGGATCATGGATCGAGCCAAGCATCACAACTTCTTCTACCCATCCTGTATGTTGTCCTTTTGGCTCCGTGTTGGAATAGAAACTTATTGTATTAGTAGACGAGATTTTACGAAAAAGGTTCTTGATAGGAGAAAAATTTCTTTTTTCAATTTTTTCAGTGCGGATTTTACACAACATGGGGAAATCACTATTTCTAATTGAAAATTGATATTTCTAATTCAAAAGAAAAAAGAGCTCTATCCTATCATATATCTGCTACTCTAGGTTCTCACAAAAGAGAATCGTTTCTTTCAATATTCACTCATTGTTCGTTAATAACCCTAGTGATTGTATCTAGTATGCGTATTCTGATAGGAAATAAAATATTCAATTGATTTTTCATCGAATGACTATTCATCTACTGTACTTTCATGGAAATAGAGGCAAGAAAGCTCTATGGAAAAATCATGGTTCAATTTGATCTTGTCTAAGGGAGAATTAGAATACAGATGTGGGCTAAGTAAATCAATGGATAGCCGCCTTGGTCCTGTTGAAAATACTACTGTAAACGAAGACCCGACTCGAAATGATACGGATAAAAACATTCATGATTGTAGTGACAGCTCTAGTTATTACAGTAAGGTTGATCATTTAGTTGACGTCAAAGACATTCGGAATTTCATTTCTGATGACACCTTTTTAATTAGGGATAGTAATCAGGACCGTTATTCCATATATTTTGATAGTGAAAATCAAATTTTTGAGCTTAACAATGATCATTCTTTTTTGAGTGAACTAGAAAGTTTTTTTTATAGTTATCATAATTCTAGTTATATGAATAATGGATCGAAAAATGATGAGCCCCACTATCATTTTAACTTGTATGATAATGATACTAACTGTGGTTGGAATAATCACATTAATAGTTGTATTGACTCTTATCTTCGTTCTCAAATCTGTATTGATAGTTCCATTTTAAGTGGTAGTGACAATTCCAATGATAATTATATTTCTAATTACATTTGCGGCGAAGGTGGAAATAGTAGTGAAGGCAAGAATTTCGATATAATAACTCGTGAAAATGGTAATGATTTAACTCTAAAAGAAAGTTCTAATGATCTCGATCTATACAAGGATTTGTGGGTTCAATGCGAATGCGAAAATTGTTATGGAGTAAATTATAAGAAATCGCTTAATTCAAAAATGAATATTTGTGAACAATGTGGATATCATTTGAAAATGAGGAGTTCAGATAGAATCGAACTTTCGATTGATCCAGGCACTTGGGGTCCTATGGATGAAGACATGATCTCTCTGGATCCCATTGAATTTCAGTCTGAAGAAGAGCTTTATAAAGATCGTATTGATTTTTATCAAAGAAAGACAGGATTAACTGAGGCTATTCAAACAGGCACGGGTCAACTAAACGGTATTCCTATAGCAATCGGGGTTATGGATTTTCAGTTTATGGGGGGGAGTATGGGATCCGTAGTAGGCGAGAAAATCACCCGTTTGATCGAATATGCTACCAATAATTTTTTACCTCTTATTCTAGTGTGTGCTTCCGGAGGAGCACGCATGCAAGAAGGAAGTTTGAGCTTGATGCAAATGGCTAAAATATCTTCCGCTTTATATGATTATCAATCAAATAAAAAGTTATTTTATGTATCAATTCTTACATCTCCTACTACTGGTGGAGTGACTGCGAGTTTTGGTATGTTGGGGGATATCATTATTGCTGAACCCAATGCCTATATTGCATTTGCGGGTAAAAGAGTAATTGAGCAAACATTGAATAAAACAATACCGGAAGGTTCACAGGCGGCTGAATATTTATTCCATAAGGGTTTATTCGATCCAATCGTACCACGTAATCCTTTAAAAGGTGTTCTGAGTGAGTTAGTTCAGCTCCACGGTTTTTTCCCTTTGAATCAAAATTCAATCAAGTAGAGTCTTAAGTGAAATTTTTTTATTTGTAGTGAAAAGGTAGTTAGTTAGTTTATCAGAATCAAAGTCAAAGCCCGCGTAATGGGCTTTGACTTTGTGACAAAAAAAGGAATTGTCGAAAAACAAATTATGTGGATAATTATTATTATCATTATCCGATATTACTAATGAGTAAACCTCTAGCAACAAGATAAAAAGCGAATTTTTCCTTCTGTGAAATGAAATTCGAATTTGGAGAGACAAATAAAACGAATTTTATCCTCCTCTATTGCGTATGTATATAGAATTTAAATAGAGAAAAAATAGAATAGAAATATAGAGTTTTGCATCTTTCTATATCTCCCGAAAATTCTATTTTTACTAATAATCCCTGTTCTTGGATCGGATTCTAACGAATCGAATCTTTCGACAATTTGTAATAAACTCTTTCTTTATTAAATTCAAAAATGCAAATTAGAAGACAAGAACAATAGAATAATAAGAAAAGTAAGAATAAAGTAAGATAATAAAGAAAGTGGATTATCTTATCATATACATCTATTTTATTTGATTTAAAAAGATGGGCAAGTCCTTTTATTTAATTCTACATTCCTTGCACTTATTAGATATCTATTAGATATATAGATTCGCTTAGATATACTTAGTATTTAGATATAATTAGTATAATATACGAATTATAATATAATCGTTATAAGATATATTTCTAACTAAACAATATAACAATAACAGGTACAAATATTAAATTGAGGTACCCATTTTATGACAACTTTCAGCAGTTTTCCCTCTATTTTTGTGCCTTTAGTAGGCCTAGTATTTCCGGCAATTGCAATGGCTTCTTTATCTTTGTATGTTCAAAAAACTAAGATTTTTTAGATTCGATGGGGCCAAGACCAAATCTTATCTATTTTTTTTCAAGACTTAGATGTCATGGATACCTATTTAGTAGAATATTGTATAACATCCGGCTTACCCGAACCGAACATAAATGAAAAAGCCCCTCTTATGCATACGTAAACATGGTATAGGGTTAAATGAATTATAGCAAGTGGATCGGTACCGAACGGATGTATGAAATTAAAGTCTATATATCTAGTAGATCCGTATAGGCGATCATATAAAGGGGATGATTTTAGATCGAAGCAATTTGATGAATTCCTTCTAAAAGTTCATATCAAAATAGTACTAGTTGATGAGAGTTACTTCGGAAACAAAAAAAGTAAAGTCGAATTTTTTTGGTTATTCTCTCAATTCGAATAAAATGCAACTGGATCTAGTATGTATGAGTTGGCGATCAGAATCTATATGGATAGAATTTATAGTGGGATCTCGAAAAACAAGCAATTTTTGCTGGGCCTTTATCCTTTTTTTTGGTTCATTAGGGTTTTTATTAGTTGGAACTTCTAGTTATCTTGGTAGGAATTTGATATCTTTATTTCCGTCTCAGCAAATAGTTTTTTTTCCACAAGGAATCGTGATGTCTTTCTATGGGATCGCAGGCCTCTTTATTAGTTCCTATTTGTGGTGCACAATTTTTTGGAATGTAGGCAGTGGTTATGATCGATTCGATAGAAAGGAGGGAATAGTCTGTATTTTTCGTTGGGGTTTTCCTGGAAAAAATCGTCGCATCTTTCTACGATTCCTTATGAAAGATATTCAGTCCATCAGAATAGAAGTTAAAGAGGGTATTTATGCTCGTCGTGTCCTTTATATGGAAATCAGAGGCCAGGGGGCCGTTCCCTTGACTCGTACTGATGAGAATTTGACTCCGCGCGAAATTGAACAAAAAGCTGCTGAATTGGCCTATTTTTTGCGTGTACCGATTGAAGTCTTTTGAAATGAATTGCAGAATAAAAGCTTTCTCGCCGGGAGGAAAAAGCTCAATCCAAGAATCCTCTTTTTTCTATAGCAGAACTAAACTGAAGTTTCTTCAGAATGCCCATTCAAACCAAAGCGGACGTATACGGAAGAGTCATAACATAAAAAAACAGTTTTTTTTGTCCACAAAAATAGTTTTTTATGCGTCTGTAAATGTAAAACCGCTCAACTTAATTCAGTAACAAAATAAGCAAGAAATCGAAATACTGGATTCATCTCATATATCAAATCGAAATAAAGACTTTCGCTTTTTATTTGCAATATTTGGAGTTGATACGTTAGATACAGATAGATCATATCTTGTAAATTTTCTCTACTTTTCTTTTCTCAATTGGCCCCTCCCCTTTTATCCTTTCTTTTGTGCTCCTTAAGAACTAAAGAACTAAAGAACTAAACAAGTGGATTTCTTTCTTATAACATAATGATAAACGTAATGATAACTTTTCTGTCTTTTTTTGTCACTCATTTTTGATCAGCATAATATTTTTCCTAATTTTTTTTTCAATTATTGCTGGACTCTAGACTATATATAGTTTAGATAACCCGCGAAAATTTTCGACATATTTGATTGCGATCTTGATATAGACAGGGCGCTCCTTCGTCTCAAAATCTGAATAGAACAATCTTTATTATTTGAAGCGGTTCTTTCGGGCAGTTATCAAAAGAGGGCAATTGCTTCGAATTTGATCAATTGAGATATATGGAAACAAAAACAATATCAATATAACAATAATATATATATTTCATTCGAATTCAAAGTGGATTCTTATTTTCTATATTCTGTATTCTTTTTAGATTCAATTAGATTCAAGGGCTAAGCACTGAATCAAAAAAAAACAGAGAATAGATTCATGGGCCCCTACTTTATAATATAATGAAAGGCATGCTTGATAGAAAGATTAGATCACATAAAGTCAACGAATGAGGTGGGTTCATTAACAACTCACAGATGAAAAAATGGCAAAAAAGAAAGCATTCACTCCCCTTCTATATCTTGCATCTATAGTATTTTTGCCCTGGTGGATCTCTCTCTCATTTAATAAAAGTCTGAAATCTTGGATTACTAATTGGTGGGATACTAGGCAATCCGAAACTTTTTTGAATGATATTCAAGAAAAGAGTATTCTAGAACAATTCATAGAAGTAGAGGAACTCTTCCTGTTGGACGAAATGATAAAAGAATACCCGGAAACACATCTACAAAAGCTTCGTATAGGAATCCAAAAAGAAACGATCCAATTGATCAAGCTGCACAATGAGGATCATATCCATACGATTTTGCACTTCTCGACCAATCTAATCTGTTTCGTTATTCTAAGTGGTTATTCTATTTTGGGGAATGAAGAACTTCTTATTCTTAACTCTTGGGTTCAAGAATTCCTATATAATTTAAGCGACACAATAAAAGCTTTTTCTATTCTTTTATTAACAGATTTATGTATAGGATTTCATTCGCCCCACGGTTGGGAACTAATGATTGGCTCTATATACAAAGATTTTGGATTTGCTCATAATGATCAAATTATATCTGGTCTTGTTTCTACTTTTCCAGTCATTCTAGATACAATTTTTAAATATTGGATCTTTCGTTATTTAAATCGTGTATCTCCGTCACTTGTAGTTATTTATCATTCAATGAATGACTGAAAAATGATTCACGGATTCAATTAGAATCTTTCTTACTTTCGAGATAAGCAAAGCATGCAAAGTCGTACTTACTTTACTCTTTCTACCCATCAGGAGAATACAATTTCTCCTCTGTTTCAGTCATTTTTTTTTTTTCAGTTTTCAGTAAAAGTAAATAGCAGAATCGTGGCTAGGGAACTATACTAGTGACCTACCTAATTTTATTGTAGAAATTTTCGGGATCAATGATTGGACCATGCAAACTAGAAATACTTTTTCTTGGATAAAGGAGGAGATTACTCGATCCATTTCCGTATCGCTCATGATCTATATAATAACCGGGGCTTCCATTTCAAATGCATATCCCATTTTTGCGCAGCAGGGGTATGAAAATCCACGAGAAGCAACTGGGCGTATTGTATGTGCCAATTGCCATTTAGCGAATAAACCCGTGGATATTGAGGTTCCACAAGCGGTACTTCCTGATACTGTATTTGAAGCGGTTGTTAGAATTCCTTATGATATGCAACTGAAACAAGTTCTTGCTAATGGTAAGAAAGGGGCTTTGAATGTGGGTGCTGTTCTTATTTTACCAGAGGGGTTTGAGTTAGCCCCGCCTGATCGTATTTCGCCCGAGATGAAAGAAAAGATAGGCAATCTGTCTTTTCAGAACTACCGCCCCACTAAGAAAAATATTCTTGTGATAGGTCCTGTTCCTGGTAAAAAATATAGTGAAATCACCTTTCCTATTCTTTCCCCAGACCCTGCTAGTAATAAGGATGCTCATTTCTTAAAATATCCCATATACGTAGGCGGAAACAGGGGAAGGGGCCAGATTTATCCCGACGGGAACAAAAGTAACAATACTGTTTATAATGCTACGGCAACAGGTATAGTAAGCAAAATCATACGAAAAGAAAAAGGGGGGTACGAAATAACCATAACGGATGCCTTGGATGGACATCAAGTGGTTGATATTATCCCCCCAGGACCAGAACTTCTTGTTTCAGAGGGTGAATCTATCAAACTCGATCAACCATTAACAATTAATCCTAATGTGGGTGGATTTGGTCAGGGGGATGCAGAAATAGTACTTCAAGACCCACTACGCGTCCAAGGTCTTTTGTTCTTCTTGGCATCTATTGTTTTTGCACAAATCTTTTTGGTTCTTAAAAAGAAACAGTTTGAGAAGGTTCAAGTGTCCGAAATGAATTTCTAGATCTGTGGATTTATCAACATCAAATTTGTAAAAAAGAACAAATTATTCCTGGCAATTAGGTTAGGTATAATGAAAAAAGGGATGAAAAGTCTTTTGCTTGTTTCTATTCTTTCTCTAGGAATTGCTTTTACCGCATTCAAAACAAAATATGTATATTGTGAAGAAGACTATTTGTCTTTACCTCTTTTTTTTTTCTTTTTTCAATCTAAATTGGACTAAATTGGGGGGGGGGGGGTGTAATTATATTCCTATTGTCAGTGTCAGATTTAAATGTTACAGAATAGGTTTTGTTTTCTAAATTCAATTTGAGTAGATACTAAACATAAGATAAGTAAGTGGAGAATAGAAAGGAAGGATAAATTAAATGAGGGGAACAAACAGGGAGTATTCTTCGTCTTTCTAGCCTTCGACACAAGAAAAGGAATTTTACACACCCTTTTCTTGTGTTCTTGTGTCGAAATAATAACAATTCCGGGACCCGTTCGTCAAAGATTTCTATT is a window of Gossypium hirsutum chloroplast, complete genome DNA encoding:
- the rbcL gene encoding ribulose-1,5-bisphosphate carboxylase/oxygenase large subunit, yielding MSPQTETKASVGFKAGVKEYKLTYYTPEYEVKDTDILAAFRVTPQPGVPPEEAGAAVAAESSTGTWTTVWTDGLTSLDRYKGRCYDIEPVPGEEDQYICYVAYPLDLFEEGSVTNMFTSIVGNVFGFKALRALRLEDLRVPTAYIKTFQGPPHGIQVERDKLNKYGRPLLGCTIKPKLGLSAKNYGRAVYECLRGGLDFTKDDENVNSQPFMRWRDRFLFCAEAIFKSQAETGEIKGHYLNATAGTCEEMIKRAMCARELGVPIVMHDYLTGGFTANTSLAHYCRDNGLLLHIHRAMHAVIDRQKNHGMHFRVLAKALRMSGGDHIHAGTVVGKLEGERDITLGFVDLLRDDFIEKDRSRGIYFTQDWVSMPGVLPVASGGIHVWHMPALTEIFGDDSVLQFGGGTLGHPWGNAPGAVANRVALEACVQARNEGRDLAREGNEIIREASKWSPELAAACEVWKAIKFEFDAVDKLDKVEK
- the accD gene encoding acetyl-CoA carboxylase beta subunit — encoded protein: MEKSWFNLILSKGELEYRCGLSKSMDSRLGPVENTTVNEDPTRNDTDKNIHDCSDSSSYYSKVDHLVDVKDIRNFISDDTFLIRDSNQDRYSIYFDSENQIFELNNDHSFLSELESFFYSYHNSSYMNNGSKNDEPHYHFNLYDNDTNCGWNNHINSCIDSYLRSQICIDSSILSGSDNSNDNYISNYICGEGGNSSEGKNFDIITRENGNDLTLKESSNDLDLYKDLWVQCECENCYGVNYKKSLNSKMNICEQCGYHLKMRSSDRIELSIDPGTWGPMDEDMISLDPIEFQSEEELYKDRIDFYQRKTGLTEAIQTGTGQLNGIPIAIGVMDFQFMGGSMGSVVGEKITRLIEYATNNFLPLILVCASGGARMQEGSLSLMQMAKISSALYDYQSNKKLFYVSILTSPTTGGVTASFGMLGDIIIAEPNAYIAFAGKRVIEQTLNKTIPEGSQAAEYLFHKGLFDPIVPRNPLKGVLSELVQLHGFFPLNQNSIK
- the psaI gene encoding photosystem I subunit VIII — protein: MTTFSSFPSIFVPLVGLVFPAIAMASLSLYVQKTKIF
- the ycf4 gene encoding photosystem I assembly protein Ycf4, which gives rise to MSWRSESIWIEFIVGSRKTSNFCWAFILFFGSLGFLLVGTSSYLGRNLISLFPSQQIVFFPQGIVMSFYGIAGLFISSYLWCTIFWNVGSGYDRFDRKEGIVCIFRWGFPGKNRRIFLRFLMKDIQSIRIEVKEGIYARRVLYMEIRGQGAVPLTRTDENLTPREIEQKAAELAYFLRVPIEVF
- the cemA gene encoding envelope membrane protein translates to MAKKKAFTPLLYLASIVFLPWWISLSFNKSLKSWITNWWDTRQSETFLNDIQEKSILEQFIEVEELFLLDEMIKEYPETHLQKLRIGIQKETIQLIKLHNEDHIHTILHFSTNLICFVILSGYSILGNEELLILNSWVQEFLYNLSDTIKAFSILLLTDLCIGFHSPHGWELMIGSIYKDFGFAHNDQIISGLVSTFPVILDTIFKYWIFRYLNRVSPSLVVIYHSMND
- the petA gene encoding cytochrome f (component of cytochrome b6/f complex) gives rise to the protein MQTRNTFSWIKEEITRSISVSLMIYIITGASISNAYPIFAQQGYENPREATGRIVCANCHLANKPVDIEVPQAVLPDTVFEAVVRIPYDMQLKQVLANGKKGALNVGAVLILPEGFELAPPDRISPEMKEKIGNLSFQNYRPTKKNILVIGPVPGKKYSEITFPILSPDPASNKDAHFLKYPIYVGGNRGRGQIYPDGNKSNNTVYNATATGIVSKIIRKEKGGYEITITDALDGHQVVDIIPPGPELLVSEGESIKLDQPLTINPNVGGFGQGDAEIVLQDPLRVQGLLFFLASIVFAQIFLVLKKKQFEKVQVSEMNF